In Pleurocapsa sp. PCC 7319, the following are encoded in one genomic region:
- a CDS encoding pentapeptide repeat-containing protein, with product MFYLHPHKFKTKIIDTSQLIERYVSGRRDFSRVNLTRVSLNDVNLSDIKLWQANLAEINLSRASLRKADLRESNLSGANLWRTDLGCASLSNAKCSHALLIRTNLQQANLSQSLFDHADMRLLCLMGANLQGADLSGANLSFADLRGANLSGANLSGTILMGANLSQANLGNTNLEEAFLERAELNEAILPAEAKNKVQLTW from the coding sequence ATGTTTTATTTGCATCCACATAAATTCAAGACCAAGATAATTGATACTTCCCAACTTATAGAACGCTATGTATCGGGAAGACGTGATTTTAGTCGAGTCAATTTGACAAGAGTTTCACTCAACGATGTCAATTTAAGTGATATTAAATTGTGGCAAGCAAATTTAGCGGAAATTAATCTTAGTCGTGCCAGCTTACGCAAAGCTGATTTAAGGGAAAGTAATCTTTCAGGAGCAAATTTATGGCGAACAGACTTAGGCTGCGCCAGTTTATCTAATGCTAAATGTAGTCATGCCCTACTGATTCGCACAAATCTTCAGCAGGCCAATTTATCCCAATCATTGTTCGATCATGCAGACATGCGTTTATTATGTTTGATGGGTGCAAATTTACAAGGTGCTGATTTATCAGGTGCAAATCTCAGTTTTGCTGACTTACGTGGTGCGAATTTGTCAGGAGCAAATCTGAGTGGAACTATACTGATGGGGGCAAACCTAAGCCAAGCAAATCTAGGCAATACGAACTTAGAAGAGGCTTTTTTAGAACGAGCAGAACTAAACGAAGCTATATTACCTGCTGAAGCAAAAAATAAAGTTCAATTGACTTGGTGA
- the psb34 gene encoding photosystem II assembly protein Psb34 translates to MTTVSDENGIMNNFAKEPQMYYAEAPTSQEKRGYVLWGAIALVVVTASVLTAVVVS, encoded by the coding sequence ATGACTACTGTATCTGACGAAAACGGCATCATGAACAACTTCGCTAAAGAGCCACAAATGTACTATGCAGAAGCTCCTACTTCTCAAGAAAAGCGCGGTTATGTACTCTGGGGAGCGATCGCGTTGGTTGTAGTTACAGCTTCAGTCTTAACTGCAGTTGTTGTCAGCTAG
- the ftsH4 gene encoding ATP-dependent zinc metalloprotease FtsH4 translates to MGVKDRPPGSRSRLIANIIFLVSALYLLSNLLFPQLFGNPIPQVPYSLFIDQVDDGEVARASVGQNQITYELKTEAEQGTTVFRTNPVLDLELPKRLEAQGVEFAAAPPPKNNWLGSILSWVIPPLIFVGIWQFFISRSMGAGGPQGALSITKSKAKVYVEEESTKITFDDVAGVEEAKTELTEIVEFLKTPERFTTIGARIPKGVLLVGPPGTGKTLMAKAVAGEAGVPFFSISGSEFVELFVGAGAARVRDLFEQAKKKAPCIIFIDELDAIGKSRAGNGFAGGNDEREQTLNQLLTEMDGFAAGDATVIVLAATNRPETLDPALLRPGRFDRQVLVDRPDLSGRLKILEIYAAKVKLDTEVDLKQIATRTPGFAGADLANLVNEAALLAARNRQEKVTQADFNEAIERIVAGLEKKSRVLSDKEKKIVAYHEVGHALVGAVMPGGGKVAKISIVPRGMAALGYTLQMPTEDRFLMSESELRDQIATLLGGRAAEEIIFGSITTGASNDLQRATDLAERMVTTYGMSKVLGPLAYEKGQQNNFLGNGAMNPRRMVSDETAKAIDLEVKDIVETAHQQALDILKDNRELLETIAQQILEVEVIEGSKLQDFLNQAHEPAKEALTV, encoded by the coding sequence ATGGGCGTAAAAGATAGACCTCCAGGCTCGCGATCGCGTCTGATTGCCAATATCATTTTTTTAGTATCGGCACTATATCTACTGTCTAACCTGTTGTTTCCCCAGTTGTTTGGGAATCCCATTCCTCAAGTTCCCTACAGCTTATTTATCGATCAGGTAGATGATGGCGAAGTTGCAAGAGCTTCTGTAGGACAAAATCAAATTACCTATGAACTCAAAACAGAAGCGGAACAAGGGACAACAGTTTTTAGAACTAATCCTGTTCTGGACTTAGAATTACCCAAACGCTTAGAAGCACAGGGAGTAGAATTTGCTGCTGCACCACCACCAAAAAATAATTGGTTGGGAAGCATTCTCAGTTGGGTAATTCCTCCGCTGATTTTTGTTGGTATTTGGCAGTTTTTTATCAGTCGTAGTATGGGTGCGGGGGGTCCTCAAGGAGCCCTATCGATTACTAAGAGTAAAGCCAAAGTATATGTGGAGGAAGAATCAACTAAAATTACCTTTGATGACGTAGCGGGAGTAGAAGAGGCTAAAACTGAATTAACCGAAATTGTCGAGTTTCTCAAAACTCCAGAACGCTTTACAACTATCGGCGCACGTATACCCAAAGGCGTTTTATTAGTTGGTCCTCCTGGAACTGGTAAAACTCTCATGGCAAAAGCAGTAGCAGGAGAAGCGGGAGTACCTTTCTTCAGTATTTCTGGCTCTGAATTTGTCGAGTTATTTGTTGGCGCGGGGGCAGCTAGAGTTAGAGATTTATTTGAACAGGCGAAAAAGAAAGCTCCTTGTATTATTTTTATTGATGAGTTGGATGCCATCGGAAAATCTCGTGCTGGCAATGGTTTTGCTGGGGGAAATGACGAGAGAGAGCAAACCCTGAACCAGTTGTTAACCGAAATGGATGGTTTCGCTGCTGGAGATGCAACAGTAATTGTCTTAGCTGCTACCAACCGTCCTGAAACTCTCGATCCAGCTTTATTACGTCCTGGTCGTTTTGACAGACAAGTCTTAGTAGATCGTCCCGATTTGTCTGGTCGTCTCAAAATTTTAGAAATCTATGCTGCGAAAGTGAAATTAGATACAGAAGTCGATCTTAAACAAATAGCCACTCGTACTCCTGGTTTTGCTGGTGCGGATCTCGCCAACTTAGTCAACGAAGCTGCTTTATTGGCTGCTAGAAATAGACAAGAAAAAGTAACTCAAGCTGACTTTAATGAAGCGATCGAACGTATTGTTGCTGGTTTAGAAAAGAAAAGTCGTGTCTTAAGCGATAAAGAGAAAAAAATTGTCGCCTATCATGAAGTCGGTCATGCTCTAGTTGGTGCAGTTATGCCTGGAGGAGGGAAGGTTGCTAAGATATCTATTGTTCCTCGCGGTATGGCAGCTTTAGGTTATACATTGCAAATGCCCACAGAAGATCGTTTCTTAATGTCTGAATCAGAATTACGCGACCAAATTGCCACACTTTTAGGTGGCAGGGCGGCTGAAGAGATTATCTTTGGCAGTATTACTACTGGGGCATCAAACGATCTGCAACGAGCTACAGACTTAGCCGAACGCATGGTTACTACCTATGGCATGAGCAAAGTGTTAGGACCTTTAGCTTACGAAAAAGGACAGCAAAACAATTTCTTGGGCAATGGTGCCATGAATCCTCGTCGTATGGTGAGCGATGAAACCGCTAAAGCGATCGATTTAGAAGTAAAAGACATTGTGGAAACTGCCCACCAACAGGCTTTAGATATCCTGAAAGACAATCGCGAGCTATTAGAAACGATCGCACAGCAAATTTTAGAGGTGGAAGTAATTGAAGGTAGTAAGTTGCAAGACTTCTTAAATCAAGCTCATGAACCTGCAAAAGAAGCTCTAACTGTTTAA
- a CDS encoding Fur family transcriptional regulator: MKAQRTRSQERIMAVLQSLKRSISAQDLYIELRNRKQDMGLATVYRSLEALKIQGEVQVRTLANGESVYSSIQSDRHHLTCVNCGVSIPIDECPVHDLERQLEQSHQFKVFYHTLEFFGLCQKCH; encoded by the coding sequence ATGAAAGCGCAACGTACCCGTTCCCAAGAGCGAATAATGGCAGTTCTCCAAAGTCTAAAGCGTTCTATTTCAGCTCAAGACCTTTATATCGAACTACGAAATCGAAAACAAGATATGGGCTTGGCAACGGTTTATCGTTCTTTAGAAGCTTTAAAAATTCAAGGAGAGGTTCAAGTACGCACTTTAGCTAATGGAGAGTCGGTCTATAGCTCTATTCAAAGCGATCGCCATCATCTGACTTGCGTTAACTGCGGTGTATCTATTCCTATTGATGAGTGTCCTGTTCACGATTTAGAAAGACAGTTAGAACAGTCTCATCAGTTTAAAGTTTTTTATCATACCTTAGAGTTTTTTGGCTTATGCCAAAAGTGTCACTAA
- the purS gene encoding phosphoribosylformylglycinamidine synthase subunit PurS, giving the protein MASKYHARIYVTLRSSVLDPAGTAVESGLKQMGYTEVESVRIGKYIELKLTAANEDEAKQHLDEMCDRLLANTVIENYCFELTELATA; this is encoded by the coding sequence ATGGCTAGCAAATATCATGCTCGTATTTATGTTACCTTACGTTCTTCAGTACTCGATCCAGCAGGAACGGCGGTAGAATCAGGACTAAAGCAGATGGGATATACCGAAGTTGAATCGGTCAGAATTGGCAAGTACATTGAATTAAAATTAACCGCAGCTAACGAAGATGAGGCTAAACAACATTTAGATGAGATGTGCGATCGCCTGTTAGCCAATACGGTAATTGAAAATTATTGCTTTGAACTAACTGAATTAGCGACAGCGTAA
- the purQ gene encoding phosphoribosylformylglycinamidine synthase subunit PurQ, protein MKFGVIVFPGSNCDRDISTVTQGLLAAPTRMVWHQETDISDLDIVIVPGGFSYGDYLRCGAIAQFSPVMDSIIEHAKQGKYVLGICNGFQVLTEVGLLPGALIRNRGLHFICDRVPIKVERNDLIWTQNYQAQQIITLPIAHGEGCYYADDDTLKALEDNHQVLFRYSSVSGEINSANNPNGSANNIAGIINQQGNVLGMMPHPERAADRAIGSTDGLAMFQGLLNSLAVA, encoded by the coding sequence ATGAAATTTGGAGTTATAGTATTTCCTGGTTCCAATTGCGATCGCGATATTTCGACGGTCACTCAAGGGCTATTAGCTGCACCAACCCGCATGGTATGGCATCAGGAAACAGATATTTCTGATTTAGACATTGTTATAGTTCCTGGGGGCTTTAGCTACGGTGATTATCTCCGTTGTGGAGCGATCGCACAATTTTCACCAGTGATGGATAGCATCATCGAACACGCTAAACAAGGTAAGTATGTCTTAGGTATTTGTAATGGTTTTCAAGTTCTAACAGAAGTTGGTTTATTACCAGGAGCGTTAATTCGCAATCGTGGTTTACATTTCATTTGCGATCGCGTCCCAATTAAAGTTGAACGCAACGATTTAATTTGGACACAAAATTACCAAGCTCAACAGATAATTACTCTCCCCATCGCTCATGGAGAAGGCTGTTATTATGCCGATGATGATACTTTGAAAGCTTTGGAAGATAATCATCAGGTACTGTTCCGTTACAGTAGTGTATCGGGGGAAATCAACTCCGCTAATAATCCCAATGGCTCGGCAAATAATATAGCGGGAATCATTAATCAGCAGGGAAATGTATTGGGGATGATGCCTCATCCAGAAAGAGCAGCAGATCGAGCAATTGGTAGTACAGATGGTCTAGCGATGTTTCAGGGATTACTGAATTCCTTGGCTGTTGCCTAG
- a CDS encoding D-hexose-6-phosphate mutarotase, translated as MNIEQLNADYGIANKVKFVSGQGDFPLIEINNEYAKALISLYAGQVISFQPLDQAEDMMFFSSKAYHQEGKAMKGGVPICWPWFGPDPESKGRSSHGFVRNRLWQMREVGTTQDGATKVTMGLVDTEETRKIWDYAFDLAIAITVGSSLTIELITRNTGEQPFSITQALHTYFKVGDINQVQVLGVEDKTYIDKVDSGKQKTQTGAVTFSGECDRIYLNVPSELIIDDAAFQRKIKIKTSNSNTAIVWNPGATISANMADLGDLDYKNFVCVETANAANEVIEVAAGSEYKMVARYALEQL; from the coding sequence ATGAACATTGAGCAGTTGAACGCAGATTACGGCATTGCCAACAAAGTAAAGTTTGTATCAGGGCAAGGTGATTTTCCCCTCATCGAAATCAATAATGAATATGCCAAGGCTTTAATCTCGCTCTATGCAGGTCAAGTAATATCTTTTCAGCCTCTCGATCAAGCAGAGGACATGATGTTTTTTAGTAGTAAAGCCTATCATCAAGAGGGAAAAGCGATGAAAGGTGGGGTGCCAATTTGTTGGCCTTGGTTTGGTCCCGATCCAGAATCTAAAGGACGTTCCAGCCATGGTTTTGTCCGTAATCGTCTCTGGCAAATGAGAGAAGTCGGTACCACCCAAGATGGCGCAACTAAAGTAACTATGGGACTGGTAGATACGGAGGAAACTAGAAAAATTTGGGATTATGCTTTTGATTTAGCGATCGCCATTACTGTTGGCAGTTCTCTGACTATCGAATTAATTACCCGCAATACAGGAGAGCAACCATTTTCAATTACTCAAGCCTTACATACTTACTTTAAAGTGGGAGATATCAATCAAGTACAAGTACTCGGTGTAGAAGATAAAACTTATATTGATAAGGTTGATAGTGGTAAGCAAAAGACTCAAACTGGTGCAGTTACTTTTTCTGGAGAATGCGATCGCATTTATTTAAACGTACCCTCAGAATTAATTATTGATGATGCAGCATTCCAGAGAAAGATTAAAATTAAAACCTCCAATAGTAATACAGCAATTGTTTGGAATCCTGGAGCAACTATCTCAGCAAATATGGCTGATTTAGGCGATCTAGACTACAAAAATTTTGTCTGTGTTGAAACTGCTAATGCAGCTAATGAGGTAATTGAAGTTGCTGCGGGTAGTGAATACAAAATGGTCGCTCGATATGCTCTTGAACAGCTATAA
- a CDS encoding Txe/YoeB family addiction module toxin, translated as MKLIFGEKAWEDYLYWQQTDKKILKRINKLIKDIKRNPFEGIGDPEPLKYNWSGFWSRRITKEHRLVYAVEQDSLLIAQCRFHY; from the coding sequence ATGAAGCTGATATTTGGCGAAAAAGCCTGGGAAGATTACCTATACTGGCAGCAAACAGATAAAAAAATTCTCAAACGTATAAATAAACTAATCAAAGATATAAAGAGAAATCCATTCGAGGGGATTGGCGATCCAGAACCACTTAAATATAATTGGTCAGGTTTTTGGTCGAGAAGAATCACCAAAGAACATCGACTAGTTTATGCAGTGGAGCAAGATTCGTTATTAATTGCTCAGTGTCGATTTCATTACTAA
- a CDS encoding type II toxin-antitoxin system Phd/YefM family antitoxin, producing the protein MDTVTYTEFRRKLAGYLNQIEADRTPLIVTRQNAPSVVIMSLDDFNAYEATFHLLSSKNNADRLDSAIKELRSGGGTERELIEE; encoded by the coding sequence ATGGATACTGTTACCTACACAGAATTTAGACGAAAGCTAGCTGGATATCTAAATCAAATTGAAGCAGATCGCACCCCATTAATTGTAACGAGGCAAAATGCCCCCTCAGTAGTAATAATGAGTTTGGATGACTTTAATGCTTATGAGGCGACTTTTCACCTCTTGTCGAGTAAAAATAATGCAGATAGATTAGATAGTGCGATCAAGGAACTTCGTTCTGGAGGTGGAACAGAACGGGAATTAATTGAAGAATGA
- the lnt gene encoding apolipoprotein N-acyltransferase: protein MPPKIKLITISLVSGILIGLAPEPGNAWYFAWIALAPLWILIRQQKSLQQVVILGLAWGVGYYGLALFWITGVHPMTWMGVPWLASLSIAIFCWVFITFWGVGLAVTWSLLVAFVNRKIDSNQLSGSLIRVLIGVALWCGLETLWSNGPLWWSAIAHTQSPHNLIILQLGKISGQNTVTAVIVAVNGLLAEAVLFWRGSLKLRPKLFLLISPLFVLITSHLVGYFLYQIPIAKDNLAPLKVGIIQGNIPNEIKLFSQGWQKAITGYTSGYQRLARQGVDVVLTPEGALPFYWSDIIDNSSFYRAVITEKVPAWVGAWKRNQSSYHTSLFTVTGEGKTYSRYDKYKLVPLGEYIPLESILGDFINRLSPLEAHLSPGKRNQIFDTPFGKAIVAICYESAFPQHFQRQTKAGGEFIITSSNNAHYSKAMPAQHHAHDVMRAIENDRWAARATNTGYSAIVDPHGNTLWISDMNQYVIHQHTIYRRQTKHLYVRSGDWLTPTLLIFSGLLGFLVQNQSENRKHI from the coding sequence ATGCCTCCAAAAATAAAATTAATTACCATATCTCTAGTTAGCGGTATTCTGATCGGACTAGCACCAGAACCAGGCAATGCTTGGTATTTTGCCTGGATTGCCCTTGCTCCTTTATGGATTTTAATTAGACAACAAAAGTCTCTCCAGCAAGTAGTTATTCTTGGTCTTGCTTGGGGAGTAGGTTATTACGGTTTAGCCTTATTTTGGATTACTGGAGTTCACCCGATGACTTGGATGGGTGTCCCCTGGTTGGCTAGTTTGTCAATTGCTATTTTCTGCTGGGTCTTTATTACTTTCTGGGGAGTAGGATTAGCAGTTACTTGGTCACTATTAGTTGCATTTGTTAATCGAAAAATTGATAGTAATCAGCTATCTGGAAGTCTTATTCGAGTATTAATTGGTGTAGCTTTATGGTGTGGTTTAGAAACCTTGTGGAGCAATGGTCCTTTATGGTGGTCGGCGATCGCCCATACTCAGAGTCCCCATAATTTAATTATTCTCCAATTAGGCAAAATATCTGGTCAAAATACCGTTACCGCAGTGATTGTCGCCGTAAATGGATTGCTGGCGGAGGCTGTTTTATTTTGGCGTGGTTCACTTAAATTAAGACCAAAATTATTCTTGTTAATTTCTCCATTATTTGTTTTAATCACTAGTCATTTAGTGGGCTATTTTCTCTATCAAATACCCATAGCCAAAGATAATTTAGCACCATTAAAAGTTGGCATTATTCAAGGCAATATTCCCAATGAAATCAAGCTCTTTTCTCAAGGTTGGCAGAAAGCGATCACTGGTTACACTTCAGGTTATCAAAGATTAGCTAGACAAGGAGTAGATGTAGTGCTAACTCCTGAGGGAGCTTTACCTTTTTATTGGTCAGATATTATTGATAATTCTAGTTTTTACAGAGCTGTAATTACAGAGAAAGTTCCTGCTTGGGTAGGCGCATGGAAGAGAAATCAGAGCAGTTATCATACAAGTTTATTTACTGTAACTGGTGAGGGAAAAACCTACAGTCGCTACGACAAATACAAACTTGTTCCTTTAGGTGAATATATCCCTTTAGAATCCATTTTAGGTGATTTTATTAATCGTCTTTCTCCCCTAGAAGCTCATTTATCTCCAGGTAAAAGAAATCAAATTTTTGATACTCCTTTTGGTAAAGCGATTGTTGCTATCTGCTACGAATCTGCTTTTCCTCAACATTTCCAACGTCAAACAAAAGCAGGGGGAGAGTTTATCATCACTTCATCAAACAATGCTCATTATAGTAAAGCAATGCCCGCTCAACATCACGCTCATGATGTAATGCGAGCTATAGAAAATGACCGTTGGGCTGCCAGAGCGACTAACACGGGTTATTCAGCAATCGTCGATCCCCATGGCAATACTCTTTGGATCTCTGATATGAATCAATATGTAATTCACCAGCATACAATTTATCGCCGTCAAACTAAACACTTATATGTGCGTTCGGGAGATTGGTTAACTCCGACATTACTCATTTTTAGCGGACTATTGGGATTTTTAGTACAGAACCAATCTGAAAATAGAAAACATATTTAA